A genomic segment from Amycolatopsis camponoti encodes:
- a CDS encoding FAD-dependent oxidoreductase produces the protein MAARPRVVVAGGGLLGCALADELTERGWTDVTVLGAGEADEGPGLVFRTDADRTLTEFAKYTAAKYGGLDGQWCFNPVGSLDLATTPERLADLRRRHGWATSWGVRGFLRTPRECADLHPLLDGTRLLGGFHVPGDGLLHARRAAEAQARRAKARGARFSAEEVVRVERAGGRVTGVVTAAGRVRADVVVFCDGPDGLALPEAPLRLRYARTSPLPELAGHNDDHVQAGKPVLRDLDTGLTVREHVDRLGIGGAWDTAVALLPALRDAEAATTTTIPLPGTPDGMPVLGEHPELDGFWVAKAVRAEHSAGIARELARWLVDGQPALALHGCDLARFAPSSRFTAEPVRTGPFHERQVALGAHFGAADGWARPDRYSAEAGAEAIVTRERVAMFDLTSAPRLAVTGPGALPFLQTMTTGDLAHPPGTLTGTLLLGEDGGVRGRLTVARLGDERFHVGAGGRLDFAWLRRHLPGDGTVQVHETTPGTCCLGVWGPRADSVLPELSTADFSAEETYVVDVPVVALRLSTVGEPGWELHTTADLGRRLWDTLRERDIAVAGYQALTSLRMEAGTTVAGVDFTTEHDPYEAGLGDAVHRDKGYFLGRDALAGRSAATVSRRLTRLTTGRVLQGKEPVYVEGRAAGYVTSAGYGHTLGHAIAYAWLPVEHSRSGTPVEIGYFGERVPGRVA, from the coding sequence ATGGCAGCACGGCCCCGGGTGGTCGTCGCCGGTGGTGGCCTGCTCGGCTGCGCGCTGGCGGACGAGCTGACCGAGCGCGGCTGGACCGACGTCACCGTCCTGGGCGCCGGCGAGGCGGACGAGGGGCCGGGCCTGGTGTTCCGGACCGACGCGGACCGCACGCTGACCGAGTTCGCGAAGTACACCGCCGCGAAGTACGGCGGCCTCGACGGCCAGTGGTGCTTCAACCCGGTCGGCAGCCTGGACCTCGCGACCACTCCCGAGCGGCTCGCGGACTTGCGGCGGCGCCACGGCTGGGCGACGTCGTGGGGCGTGCGCGGGTTCCTGCGCACGCCCCGCGAGTGCGCCGACCTGCACCCGCTCCTCGACGGAACCCGGTTGCTGGGCGGGTTCCACGTCCCCGGCGACGGCCTGCTCCACGCGCGGCGCGCGGCCGAAGCCCAAGCCCGGCGCGCGAAAGCCCGGGGCGCGCGGTTCAGCGCCGAAGAAGTCGTGAGGGTCGAACGGGCCGGCGGCCGCGTCACCGGCGTCGTCACGGCGGCCGGCCGGGTGCGGGCCGACGTCGTCGTCTTCTGCGACGGCCCGGACGGGCTCGCCCTGCCCGAAGCGCCGCTGCGGCTGCGGTACGCGCGGACGTCACCGCTGCCGGAACTGGCCGGGCACAACGACGACCACGTCCAAGCGGGCAAGCCCGTGCTGCGCGACCTCGACACCGGGCTGACCGTCCGCGAGCACGTCGACCGGCTCGGCATCGGCGGCGCGTGGGACACGGCGGTCGCGCTCCTGCCGGCGCTGCGGGACGCCGAAGCCGCGACCACGACGACGATCCCGCTGCCCGGCACCCCGGACGGGATGCCGGTGCTGGGCGAACACCCGGAGCTCGACGGCTTCTGGGTGGCGAAGGCCGTCCGCGCCGAGCACTCCGCCGGGATCGCGCGCGAGCTGGCGCGCTGGCTCGTCGACGGGCAGCCGGCGCTCGCACTGCACGGCTGCGACCTCGCCCGGTTCGCGCCGTCGTCCCGGTTCACCGCGGAGCCGGTGCGGACCGGCCCCTTCCACGAGCGCCAGGTCGCGCTGGGCGCGCACTTCGGCGCGGCGGACGGCTGGGCGCGGCCGGACCGGTACTCGGCCGAGGCCGGTGCGGAAGCGATCGTCACCCGCGAACGCGTCGCGATGTTCGACCTGACGTCCGCGCCGCGACTGGCCGTCACCGGCCCCGGCGCCCTGCCGTTCCTGCAGACCATGACGACCGGCGACCTGGCGCACCCGCCGGGAACGCTCACGGGAACGCTCCTGCTCGGCGAAGACGGTGGAGTGCGCGGCCGGCTCACCGTGGCGCGCCTCGGCGACGAACGGTTCCACGTCGGCGCCGGCGGGCGCCTCGACTTCGCGTGGCTGCGGCGGCACCTGCCCGGCGACGGAACCGTCCAGGTCCACGAAACGACCCCGGGGACGTGCTGCCTCGGCGTCTGGGGACCGCGGGCGGACTCCGTCCTCCCGGAACTGTCCACGGCGGACTTCTCCGCCGAAGAGACTTACGTTGTAGACGTCCCGGTCGTCGCGTTGCGACTGTCCACCGTGGGCGAACCCGGCTGGGAACTGCACACGACGGCGGACCTGGGCCGCCGGTTGTGGGACACGCTGCGCGAACGCGACATCGCCGTCGCGGGTTATCAGGCGTTAACGAGTCTGCGGATGGAGGCGGGGACAACCGTCGCCGGCGTCGACTTCACCACCGAGCACGATCCCTACGAGGCCGGGCTCGGGGACGCCGTCCACCGCGACAAGGGGTACTTCCTCGGCCGGGACGCGCTGGCGGGCCGTTCCGCGGCGACCGTGAGCCGCCGGCTGACCCGGCTGACGACCGGGCGGGTCTTACAAGGTAAGGAACCCGTGTACGTCGAGGGCCGCGCGGCCGGGTACGTCACCAGCGCCGGGTACGGCCACACCCTGGGCCACGCCATCGCGTACGCCTGGCTGCCGGTGGAGCACAGCCGATCCGGAACACCGGTGGAAATCGGGTACTTCGGCGAGCGCGTCCCGGGGCGGGTCGCATGA
- a CDS encoding helix-turn-helix transcriptional regulator has product MRASRLVSLLLLLQNRGRMSAAKLAAELGVTPRTVYRDVEALAAAGVPIYAETGPDGGYQLMDGYRTRLTGLTAGEAGSLFLTGLPQPAAELGLGAQVAAAELKLMAALPTPYRDASVRIRQRFHLDAPGWYREADPVPQLLAAAEALWQDRIVEVSYRRWSPEPGVVTRRLHPLGLVLKAGVWYLVAGPRVRTYRVGNIERLRTLDEHFTRPDGFDLAEFWRANVESYEESEAGETAVVRLSPAGIEALPDILGPRATRLVRRTLGPADGDGWRRAEIPMESVAHAAAGVLRLGADAQVLAPAELVAHLGTTIRAMALLYP; this is encoded by the coding sequence GTGCGTGCGAGCCGGCTGGTGTCCTTGCTTCTGCTGCTGCAGAACCGCGGCCGGATGAGCGCGGCGAAACTGGCGGCGGAGCTGGGCGTGACCCCGCGAACCGTCTACCGGGACGTCGAAGCGCTGGCGGCCGCGGGCGTCCCGATCTACGCCGAGACCGGCCCGGACGGCGGCTACCAGCTGATGGACGGCTACCGCACCCGGCTGACCGGGCTGACCGCCGGCGAGGCCGGGTCGCTGTTCCTCACCGGCCTGCCGCAGCCGGCCGCGGAGCTGGGCCTGGGCGCCCAGGTGGCCGCGGCCGAGCTGAAGCTGATGGCCGCGCTGCCGACGCCGTACCGGGACGCGTCCGTGCGGATCCGGCAGCGCTTCCACCTCGACGCGCCGGGCTGGTACCGCGAAGCGGACCCGGTGCCGCAGTTGCTCGCGGCGGCGGAAGCGCTGTGGCAGGACCGGATCGTCGAGGTTTCCTACCGCCGGTGGTCGCCGGAGCCCGGCGTGGTGACGCGGCGGTTGCACCCGCTCGGCCTCGTCCTCAAGGCCGGTGTCTGGTACCTCGTCGCCGGGCCGCGCGTGCGTACCTACCGCGTCGGGAACATCGAGCGGTTGCGGACGCTCGATGAGCACTTCACCCGGCCGGACGGCTTCGACCTGGCGGAGTTCTGGCGCGCGAACGTCGAAAGCTACGAGGAAAGCGAAGCCGGCGAGACCGCTGTCGTACGGCTGTCACCGGCGGGAATCGAGGCCCTGCCGGACATCCTGGGCCCGCGAGCCACCCGGCTCGTGCGGCGCACGCTCGGCCCCGCGGACGGCGACGGCTGGCGCCGCGCCGAGATCCCGATGGAGAGCGTGGCCCACGCGGCGGCAGGCGTGCTCCGGCTCGGCGCGGACGCGCAGGTGCTGGCGCCCGCGGAACTGGTGGCGCACCTGGGAACCACGATCCGCGCGATGGCGCTGCTGTACCCCTAG
- a CDS encoding IclR family transcriptional regulator: MRNQDSADATSAGKHASAGGNATQSQVQSVDRAISVLELLARNGETGITEIAGELGVHKSTASRLLSVLESRGLVEQLGERGKYAIGFGIVRLAGAATGRMDLAKLGRASCLSLAEELGETVNIAIADDGVAINISQARGSAAITTQNWTGQRTPLHATSSGKILLAYMGETERKRVLKRKLEQYTPRTTVEPDELMTELERVLEDGFAACYEELELGMHAVAVPIHGPGGDVVAAMSASGPSYRLSKQRVKQIVRPMTEAADDLSAQLGYFRD, from the coding sequence ATGCGGAACCAGGACTCTGCTGACGCAACCTCGGCGGGAAAGCACGCCTCGGCTGGTGGCAACGCGACGCAAAGCCAGGTGCAGTCGGTCGACCGGGCGATCAGCGTGCTGGAGCTGCTCGCCCGCAACGGCGAAACCGGCATCACCGAGATCGCGGGCGAGCTGGGCGTCCACAAGTCGACGGCGTCGCGGCTGCTCAGCGTCCTGGAGTCCAGAGGCCTCGTGGAGCAGCTCGGCGAACGCGGGAAGTACGCGATCGGCTTCGGCATCGTGCGGCTGGCCGGCGCCGCGACGGGCCGGATGGACCTGGCCAAGCTCGGCCGGGCCAGCTGCCTGTCGCTCGCCGAAGAGCTGGGGGAAACGGTGAACATCGCCATCGCCGACGACGGCGTCGCGATCAACATCAGCCAGGCCCGCGGCTCGGCGGCGATCACGACGCAGAACTGGACCGGCCAGCGGACGCCGCTGCACGCGACCTCCAGCGGCAAGATCCTCTTGGCGTACATGGGCGAAACCGAGCGCAAGCGGGTGCTGAAGCGGAAGCTGGAGCAGTACACGCCGCGCACGACGGTCGAGCCGGACGAGCTGATGACCGAGCTGGAACGAGTGCTCGAAGACGGCTTCGCGGCCTGCTACGAGGAACTCGAGCTCGGCATGCACGCGGTCGCTGTGCCGATCCACGGCCCGGGCGGGGACGTCGTCGCGGCGATGAGCGCATCGGGCCCGTCGTACCGGCTTTCGAAGCAGCGGGTGAAGCAGATCGTGCGGCCGATGACCGAAGCGGCCGACGACCTTTCCGCGCAGCTGGGCTACTTTCGGGACTAG
- a CDS encoding bifunctional 3-phenylpropionate/cinnamic acid dioxygenase ferredoxin subunit, translated as MIRACAVADLPVGEALRLDGPVPIAVFHTEDGFFAIDDTCTHQDASLADGWLEGCFVECPLHAALFDLRTGVPTCLPAKAPVRTHRVVVADGEVHVDAPVPAVS; from the coding sequence ATGATCCGAGCGTGCGCCGTCGCCGACCTGCCCGTTGGCGAAGCCCTCCGCCTCGACGGCCCGGTCCCGATCGCGGTGTTCCACACCGAGGACGGCTTCTTCGCCATCGACGACACCTGCACCCACCAGGACGCCTCGCTCGCGGACGGCTGGCTCGAGGGCTGCTTCGTCGAGTGCCCGCTGCACGCCGCCCTGTTCGACCTGCGCACCGGCGTGCCCACCTGCCTGCCGGCCAAGGCGCCGGTGCGGACCCACCGCGTGGTCGTCGCGGACGGCGAAGTGCACGTCGACGCGCCGGTCCCGGCCGTCTCCTGA
- the mtrA gene encoding MtrAB system response regulator MtrA, protein MKARVLVVDDDPALAEMLTIVLRGEGFDTAVVADGSRALPALRELKPDLVLLDLMLPGMNGIDVCKAIRAESGVPIVMLTAKSDTVDIVLGLESGADDYVVKPFKPKELVARVRARMRRTEAEPAESLTIGDLAIDVPGHEVTREGKAIPLTPLEFDLLVALARKPRQVFTREVLLEQVWGYRHAADTRLVNVHVQRLRSKVEKDPEHPEVVLTVRGVGYKAGPP, encoded by the coding sequence ATGAAGGCACGTGTTCTCGTGGTCGACGACGACCCCGCCCTCGCGGAGATGCTCACCATCGTGCTCCGTGGGGAGGGGTTCGACACGGCTGTGGTCGCCGACGGTTCGCGCGCGCTGCCCGCGCTGCGCGAACTGAAGCCCGACCTCGTCCTGCTCGACCTGATGCTGCCCGGGATGAACGGGATCGACGTCTGCAAGGCGATCCGCGCCGAGTCCGGGGTGCCGATCGTCATGCTCACCGCCAAGAGCGACACCGTCGACATCGTTCTCGGCCTCGAGTCCGGCGCGGACGACTACGTCGTGAAGCCGTTCAAGCCGAAGGAACTGGTCGCGCGGGTCCGGGCCCGGATGCGCCGCACCGAAGCCGAGCCGGCGGAGTCGCTCACGATCGGGGACCTGGCCATCGACGTGCCCGGCCACGAGGTCACGCGTGAGGGCAAGGCCATCCCGCTGACCCCGCTGGAGTTCGACCTGCTGGTGGCGCTGGCCCGCAAGCCGCGCCAGGTGTTCACCCGCGAGGTGCTGCTCGAGCAGGTGTGGGGCTACCGGCACGCGGCGGACACCCGCCTGGTGAACGTCCACGTCCAGCGGCTGCGCTCCAAGGTGGAGAAGGACCCTGAACACCCCGAGGTGGTGTTGACCGTTCGCGGTGTCGGGTACAAGGCCGGCCCGCCGTGA
- the mtrB gene encoding MtrAB system histidine kinase MtrB produces the protein MSTETPRRLPAFARSTARLVRRVVVFARRRAVAFNELWKHSLQFRVTVSTLALSSAVVFVLGMVLQNQITERLLDTKREAAIAQTRAAADTAAGELVGLGGETDEAMSNRLQNALKKIAITPTSQDAAGSAAGTFVPVLASGGHDQSGDEPSSAGPFSNVPPRLRQFVEANEMSWLEHTVSDTDGGRTTYLIVGTPLNTVASPLQLYLLFPLTTEQNTVATVQNTLLVGGLVLLLLLAGITNLVTRQVVRPVRQAAAAAEQFAGGDLDQRLTVLGEDDLAKLAVSYNGMAASIQRQIRQLEDFGGLQRRFTSDVSHELRTPLTTVRMAADVLHASREQFPAGLARSTELLVDELDRFESLLGDLLEISRLDAGVEDLSAEFIDVRPIATRAVEQVRVIAGNAGSSVELVLPDEEVIAEVDARRVERILRNLLGNAVDHSEGRPVVLTVGANETAVAVTVRDHGVGLRPGEADLVFNRFWRADPSRNRRTGGTGLGLAISLEDARLHGGELDAWGELGDGACFRLVLPRRQEVPAGDPPLALPPPDRVAAEVPIGLIDITPAPEAIFAEREEIGQ, from the coding sequence ATGAGCACGGAGACCCCGAGACGGCTCCCCGCGTTCGCGCGTTCGACGGCACGCCTGGTGCGGCGTGTCGTCGTTTTCGCGCGCCGTCGGGCGGTCGCGTTCAACGAGCTGTGGAAGCACTCGCTGCAGTTCCGCGTCACGGTGTCGACGCTCGCGCTGTCCTCGGCCGTGGTCTTCGTGCTCGGCATGGTCCTGCAGAACCAGATCACCGAGCGCCTGCTGGACACCAAGCGCGAAGCCGCCATCGCACAGACCCGCGCCGCCGCCGACACCGCCGCCGGTGAGCTGGTCGGTCTCGGCGGTGAGACGGACGAGGCGATGAGCAACCGCCTCCAGAACGCGCTGAAGAAGATCGCGATCACGCCGACCAGCCAGGACGCGGCCGGCTCGGCGGCGGGCACGTTCGTCCCGGTGCTCGCCAGCGGCGGCCACGACCAGTCCGGCGACGAGCCCTCGTCCGCCGGGCCGTTCTCGAACGTCCCGCCGCGGCTGCGCCAGTTCGTCGAAGCCAACGAGATGAGCTGGCTCGAGCACACGGTCAGCGACACCGACGGCGGGCGCACGACGTACCTGATCGTCGGCACGCCGCTCAACACCGTCGCCAGCCCGCTGCAGCTCTACCTGCTGTTCCCGCTGACGACCGAGCAGAACACCGTCGCCACCGTGCAGAACACGCTGCTCGTCGGCGGGCTCGTGCTGCTGCTCCTGCTCGCCGGCATCACGAACCTGGTGACCCGGCAGGTGGTCCGCCCGGTCCGGCAGGCCGCCGCGGCGGCCGAGCAGTTCGCCGGGGGCGACCTCGACCAGCGCCTCACCGTGCTCGGCGAGGACGACCTGGCGAAGCTCGCGGTGTCCTACAACGGGATGGCCGCGAGCATCCAGCGCCAGATCCGCCAGCTCGAGGACTTCGGCGGGCTGCAGCGCCGGTTCACCTCCGACGTCTCGCACGAGCTGCGCACGCCGCTGACCACCGTCCGGATGGCCGCGGACGTGCTGCACGCGTCCCGCGAGCAGTTCCCGGCCGGGCTCGCGCGCTCGACCGAGCTGCTGGTCGACGAGCTCGACCGGTTCGAGTCGCTGCTCGGCGACCTGCTGGAGATCAGCAGGCTCGACGCCGGCGTCGAGGACCTGTCCGCGGAGTTCATCGACGTCCGCCCGATCGCCACCCGCGCGGTCGAGCAGGTGCGGGTGATCGCCGGCAACGCGGGCAGCTCGGTGGAGCTCGTGCTGCCCGACGAGGAAGTCATCGCGGAGGTCGACGCCCGCCGCGTCGAGCGGATCCTGCGCAACCTGCTGGGCAACGCCGTCGACCACAGCGAAGGCCGGCCGGTGGTGCTCACCGTCGGGGCCAACGAGACCGCGGTCGCGGTGACCGTCCGGGACCACGGCGTCGGCCTGCGGCCCGGCGAGGCCGACCTGGTGTTCAACCGGTTCTGGCGCGCCGACCCGTCGCGCAACCGGCGCACCGGCGGCACCGGGCTCGGCTTGGCGATCAGCCTTGAGGACGCGCGCCTGCACGGCGGCGAGCTCGACGCGTGGGGCGAACTCGGCGACGGCGCGTGCTTCCGGCTCGTGCTGCCGCGCCGCCAGGAGGTGCCCGCCGGCGACCCGCCGCTGGCGCTGCCGCCGCCCGACCGCGTCGCCGCCGAGGTGCCCATCGGGCTGATCGACATCACGCCGGCGCCCGAGGCGATCTTCGCCGAACGTGAGGAAATCGGTCAGTGA
- a CDS encoding LpqB family beta-propeller domain-containing protein produces the protein MPRLVFAVLCVVLVAGCANVPLESQPVVVSGERQGQGSGDVVPEPKPDSDPLTLVRDFVGATLKPGQNNAAARAYLDEQGRANWRPSRSLTIIQDTFGTVYDPSPQPDPNTLVVNVRGIDVGTLDQNSAFVPDYSPAALKVKVRKQANGQWRIVDPPPDLYATESDFSENYTAVPVNFYSEQSATFVPDRRYVVAKPQSGLPSRVMYLLVNGPSTSLAGSVKNLLGEPVEIDTNVKSLDDGTLLVPLTGLSGVADDIRNLIAAQIVLTLQYVTSARIRILADGAPLVANHPDWRSNELPAYGASLSPSLELKGLMTVDGRVRSLGDGAPVGGPAGNGGYDVVNAAQSIDGKRLAVVDRDGPKVRLRIGDLGHDLPPAGLGGTTLSRPTWRPGTGEVWTVVDQVSVARMVMSPTNQWTPLQVNATDLTQQGDVTELRFSRDGARVAAVVNGLLWVASVVGAGDSVALREPRLLQPHDLQNVVDVDWLTQDTLVAVTKSTSQPVIRVTVDGQRMDAFNSSNLTPQVHGVTAAPGRPIVVADASGLWTASVLGEVWRPHDHSMKDADPFYPG, from the coding sequence TTGCCCCGCTTGGTGTTCGCGGTGCTGTGCGTGGTGCTGGTCGCCGGCTGCGCCAACGTGCCGCTGGAGTCCCAGCCCGTGGTCGTCTCCGGCGAACGCCAGGGCCAGGGCTCGGGCGACGTCGTCCCGGAGCCGAAGCCGGACAGCGACCCGCTGACCCTCGTGCGCGACTTCGTCGGCGCGACCCTCAAGCCGGGCCAGAACAACGCGGCCGCCCGCGCCTACCTGGACGAGCAGGGCCGGGCGAACTGGCGGCCGAGCCGCAGCCTGACGATCATCCAGGACACCTTCGGCACGGTCTACGACCCGTCCCCGCAGCCCGACCCGAACACCCTCGTCGTCAACGTGCGCGGGATCGACGTCGGCACGCTCGACCAGAACAGCGCGTTCGTGCCGGACTACAGCCCGGCGGCGCTCAAGGTGAAGGTCCGCAAGCAGGCGAACGGCCAGTGGCGGATCGTCGACCCGCCGCCCGACCTGTACGCGACCGAGTCGGACTTCAGCGAGAACTACACGGCGGTGCCGGTGAACTTCTACTCGGAGCAGTCGGCCACCTTCGTCCCCGACCGGCGCTACGTCGTCGCGAAGCCCCAGTCGGGGTTGCCGAGCCGGGTGATGTACCTGCTGGTCAACGGGCCTTCGACGAGCCTGGCCGGGTCGGTGAAGAACCTGCTCGGCGAGCCGGTCGAGATCGACACGAACGTCAAGAGCCTCGACGACGGCACGCTGCTGGTCCCGCTGACCGGGCTGTCCGGCGTCGCCGACGACATCCGGAACCTGATCGCGGCGCAGATCGTCCTCACGCTGCAGTACGTGACGTCGGCGCGGATCCGGATCCTCGCCGACGGCGCCCCGCTGGTCGCGAACCACCCGGACTGGCGGTCGAACGAACTGCCCGCGTACGGCGCTTCGCTGTCGCCGAGCCTGGAGCTGAAGGGCCTGATGACGGTCGACGGCCGGGTGCGGTCGCTGGGCGACGGCGCCCCGGTCGGGGGCCCGGCGGGCAACGGCGGCTACGACGTCGTGAACGCGGCCCAGTCGATCGACGGCAAGCGCCTCGCGGTGGTGGACCGCGACGGCCCCAAGGTGCGGCTGCGGATCGGCGACCTGGGCCACGACCTCCCGCCGGCCGGCCTGGGCGGGACCACGCTGAGCCGCCCGACGTGGCGGCCGGGCACCGGTGAGGTGTGGACGGTGGTCGACCAGGTGTCGGTGGCCCGGATGGTCATGAGCCCGACCAACCAGTGGACCCCGCTGCAGGTCAACGCGACGGACCTGACCCAGCAGGGCGACGTCACGGAGCTGCGGTTCTCCCGCGACGGCGCCCGCGTGGCGGCGGTGGTGAACGGGCTGCTGTGGGTGGCTTCGGTGGTCGGTGCGGGCGATTCGGTGGCGCTGCGCGAGCCGAGGTTGCTGCAGCCGCACGACCTCCAGAACGTGGTCGACGTGGACTGGCTGACCCAGGACACGCTGGTGGCGGTGACGAAGTCGACGTCGCAGCCGGTGATCCGCGTGACGGTGGACGGCCAGCGGATGGACGCGTTCAACAGCTCCAACCTGACCCCCCAGGTCCACGGCGTGACGGCGGCCCCCGGCCGTCCGATCGTGGTGGCGGACGCGAGCGGCCTGTGGACGGCGTCGGTGCTGGGCGAGGTGTGGCGGCCGCACGACCACTCGATGAAGGACGCGGATCCGTTCTACCCGGGCTGA
- a CDS encoding ComF family protein, with the protein MLLLDLLIPARCAGCGARGAPCCARCAGVWGSVSEVVRAPVTGVARVFVLARYRGVARRLLIAYKERGRRDLAASLGRAMAEALVVLPLRRASVAGVGAGPARSDLPGPALGGAGPCFDPRLAAPAGPGFPDSRLGGSGPASPSFPDPALVGLSSSPGRRPKGPPVTAANGSRFAREAGTASAARAICLVPAPSRRSASRVRGGPHVERLADAAASVLAGWGFEVAVAPALELAGGARDAVGLDRAERVANLAGRLRFREAGRPPPGFPVVVLDDVITTGATAAACVRALEGEGIEVAAVLTLLAAG; encoded by the coding sequence GTGCTGCTACTCGACTTGCTGATCCCCGCCCGGTGCGCCGGCTGCGGGGCCCGCGGGGCGCCGTGCTGCGCCCGGTGCGCGGGGGTGTGGGGTTCGGTGTCCGAGGTCGTCCGTGCCCCGGTGACGGGCGTGGCGAGGGTGTTCGTGCTGGCCAGGTACCGAGGCGTGGCGCGGCGGTTGCTGATCGCCTACAAGGAGCGCGGGCGCCGGGATCTGGCGGCGTCGCTGGGGCGGGCCATGGCGGAGGCGCTGGTGGTGCTGCCGCTCCGGAGGGCTTCGGTGGCGGGTGTGGGTGCCGGTCCGGCTCGATCGGACCTCCCTGGACCGGCCCTGGGGGGTGCCGGGCCCTGCTTTGATCCGAGGCTCGCCGCCCCCGCCGGCCCGGGCTTCCCCGATTCGCGTCTGGGCGGTTCCGGTCCCGCGAGCCCAAGCTTCCCCGACCCGGCCCTCGTAGGCCTCTCGTCGTCACCTGGACGGCGGCCGAAGGGGCCGCCCGTCACCGCGGCGAACGGGTCGCGTTTCGCACGGGAAGCCGGAACCGCTTCCGCGGCCCGGGCGATCTGCCTGGTTCCGGCGCCGAGCCGCCGATCGGCGTCCCGGGTTCGCGGCGGTCCCCACGTCGAGCGCCTGGCCGACGCCGCGGCGAGCGTCCTGGCGGGCTGGGGTTTCGAAGTCGCGGTCGCCCCGGCGCTGGAGCTGGCCGGCGGCGCGCGCGACGCGGTCGGCCTGGATCGCGCGGAACGGGTGGCCAACCTCGCCGGCCGGTTGCGGTTCCGCGAAGCGGGGCGCCCGCCGCCGGGATTCCCGGTGGTGGTGCTGGACGACGTCATCACCACCGGAGCCACGGCGGCCGCTTGCGTGCGAGCGTTGGAAGGGGAGGGGATCGAGGTGGCCGCGGTTCTGACGCTGCTCGCAGCCGGGTGA
- the hpf gene encoding ribosome hibernation-promoting factor, HPF/YfiA family produces the protein MDIVVKGRNVEVPEHYRALVSEKLARLERYDRKVIRYDVELFHEPNRRQAKSCQRVEITGKGRGPAVRAEACAADFYAALDSAVTKLENRLRRTHDRRRVHYGRSRPESVAEATSALPGGGSPAAASPAATTAVLEAPEAEPQTNGFAVAGEIHLPQQQSWADDDLGHQPGRVVREKQHTAEPMTVDQALYEMELVGHDFYLFNDSEAGRPSVVYRRKGFDYGVIRLG, from the coding sequence ATGGACATCGTCGTTAAGGGCCGCAACGTAGAGGTGCCCGAGCACTATCGGGCACTCGTCAGCGAAAAGCTGGCCCGCCTCGAGCGCTACGACAGGAAAGTCATCCGGTACGACGTGGAGCTGTTCCACGAACCCAATCGGCGCCAGGCCAAGAGCTGCCAGCGCGTCGAAATCACCGGAAAGGGGCGAGGACCGGCCGTACGCGCTGAAGCGTGTGCCGCCGACTTCTACGCAGCGCTCGATTCCGCAGTCACCAAGCTGGAAAACCGGCTGCGGAGGACACACGACCGGAGGCGCGTTCACTACGGGCGCAGCCGCCCGGAATCGGTCGCCGAAGCGACTTCGGCCCTGCCGGGTGGTGGATCCCCGGCCGCAGCCAGTCCCGCCGCGACTACCGCGGTGTTGGAAGCACCCGAAGCCGAGCCGCAGACGAACGGTTTCGCGGTCGCCGGAGAGATCCACCTGCCCCAGCAGCAGAGCTGGGCCGACGACGACCTGGGTCACCAGCCCGGTCGCGTCGTTCGCGAGAAGCAGCACACCGCGGAGCCCATGACGGTGGACCAGGCTCTCTACGAGATGGAGCTGGTCGGCCACGACTTCTACCTCTTCAACGACTCGGAGGCGGGCCGGCCCAGCGTGGTCTACCGGCGGAAAGGCTTCGACTACGGCGTGATCCGGCTCGGCTGA